Proteins found in one Perca fluviatilis chromosome 9, GENO_Pfluv_1.0, whole genome shotgun sequence genomic segment:
- the ptgs2b gene encoding prostaglandin G/H synthase 2 has translation MKTLTFAGLLLALGFLVCEGGNPCCSEPCQNRGVCTALGTDNYECDCTRTGYQGHNCTTPEFLTWVKISLKPSPNTIHYLLTHFKGFWNIINNISFLRDAIMRYVLTSRSHLIDSPPTYNADYGYKSWEAYSNLSYYTRTLPPVPEDCPTPLGVAGKKELPDAKLLAEKLLMRRQFIPDPQGTSLMFAFFAQHFTHQFFKSDMKKGPAFTLAKGHGVDLNHIYGNDLERQHKLRLFQDGKLKYQILDGEVYPPTVKEVGADMHYPPHVPDSHRFAVGHEAFGLVPGLMMYATIWLREHNRVCGVLKEVHPDWDDERLFQTTRLILIGETIKIVIEDYVQHLSGYHFKLKFDPELLFNQRFQYQNRIASEFNTLYHWHPLMPDTFHIEEKDYSYKQFVFNTSIVTEHGISSLVESFTNQIAGRVAGGRNVPGPIVYVAIKSIENSRQMRYQSLNAYRKRFSMKPYSSFEDMTGEKEMAAVLEEMYGHVDAVELYPGLLVEKPRSNAIFGETMVEMGAPFSLKGLMGNPICSPEYWKPSTFGGSVGFDIINTASLQRLVCNNVRGPCPVASFHVPDVKDTGSMIINSSTSHSRGSDINPTVILKKRTTEL, from the exons AATCCATGTTGCTCGGAGCCATGCCAGAACAGAGGAGTTTGCACAGCTCTTGGAACAGATAATTACGAGTGTGATTGCACACGCACAGGATATCAGGGACACAACTGCACAACAC CTGAATTCCTCACCTGGGTGAAAATATCACTGAAGCCATCGCCCAACACTATCCACTATCTTCTCACCCACTTCAAGGGCTTCTGgaacatcatcaacaacatCTCATTTCTCAGGGATGCCATCATGAGATATGTGCTGACAT ctCGATCCCATTTGATCGATAGTCCTCCAACTTACAATGCGGATTATGGTTACAAAAGTTGGGAAGCTTATTCCAACCTTTCCTACTATACGCGCACCCTCCCCCCTGTGCCAGAGGATTGCCCAACCCCTTTGGGAGTAGCAG GTAAAAAAGAGCTACCTGATGCTAAGCTGTTGGCTGAGAAGCTTCTAATGAGAAGACAGTTTATCCCGGACCCACAGGGCACCAGCCTGATGTTTGCATTCTTTGCACAGCATTTCACTCACCAGTTCTTCAAATCTGATATGAAGAAAGGGCCTGCTTTTACCTTAGCTAAAGGTCACGGG GTGGACCTCAACCACATTTATGGAAACGACCTGGAGAGGCAACACAAGCTCAGACTCTTTCAGGATGGCAAGCTTAAGTATCAG ATCTTGGATGGAGAGGTATACCCCCCAACAGTAAAGGAAGTGGGCGCTGACATGCACTACCCTCCTCATGTTCCCGACTCTCACCGCTTCGCTGTGGGCCATGAGGCATTCGGCCTGGTCCCTGGTCTGATGATGTACGCAACCATCTGGCTACGGGAACATAAccgggtgtgtggtgtgttgaaGGAGGTCCACCCGGACTGGGACGACGAGAGGCTCTTCCAGACCACACGGCTCATTCTAATTG GAGAGACCATCAAGATTGTGATTGAGGACTATGTGCAGCACCTGAGTGGCTATCACTTCAAGCTCAAGTTTGACCCCGAGCTGCTGTTCAACCAGCGCTTCCAGTACCAGAACCGCATTGCATCCGAGTTCAACACCCTGTACCACTGGCACCCCCTGATGCCTGATACTTTCCACATTGAGGAGAAAGATTACAGCTATAAACAGTTTGTCTTCAACACCTCCATAGTGACCGAGCACGGCATCAGCAGCCTTGTGGAGTCGTTTACCAATCAGATTGCTGGACGG GTTGCCGGTGGTCGAAATGTCCCAGGACCTATCGTGTACGTGGCCATTAAGTCCATTGAAAACAGCAGACAAATGCGCTACCAGTCTCTGAACGCCTACAGGAAACGATTCTCCATGAAGCCCTACAGCTCTTTTGAAGACATGACAG GCGAGAAAGAAATGGCCGCAGTGCTTGAGGAGATGTACGGACATGTCGATGCTGTGGAGCTCTACCCGGGTCTGTTGGTGGAGAAACCCAGGTCTAACGCCATCTTTGGGGAGACCATGGTGGAGATGGGGGCTCCTTTCTCCCTCAAGGGCCTAATGGGAAACCCCATCTGTTCCCCGGAGTACTGGAAGCCGAGCACATTCGGAGGCAGCGTGGGCTTCGACATCATCAACACCGCCTCCCTGCAGAGGCTCGTCTGCAATAATGTCCGGGGCCCCTGTCCCGTGGCATCCTTTCATGTGCCCGACGTTAAAGACACGGGGTCCATGATCATCAACTCAAGCACATCCCACTCACGTGGTAGTGATATCAACCCCACagtcattttgaaaaaaaggacTACTGAGCTCtga